From Carnobacterium mobile DSM 4848, one genomic window encodes:
- the mobV gene encoding MobV family relaxase → MAHVQKFTRGNLNGLSIHLDRKTDNHSNKEIDPEKTYLNYDLCQKEGDTLSRLNDRLKEVYCMKREDVKVGCSWIVTLPSTLKEKNEQDQREFFEKTYAFLTERYGGEKNVLSAQVHNDETTPHLHFAFIPVVWDEKKQREKVSAKEVLNRNDLQKFHGELDTFLKKELPEIYQEGILNGETFDLDSVKDIKKYAKQIQEKKEDLSKELELFSEPKKVFEQVKKTSKKSLFGDKVTLPYSEFEKLKTLSLSGIKLKIEDDKKTVAANKEINDLNKRVQQADQRAEQFEEKATDYENKLDTVSLELTDSNRKKIVYKSLLKDTGRELDVSSLEIKGRLVIDNVENGRLPKSEDKTKKWISVLEQNKEAGTIPLNRLESILDTLKALLEKLLNRELSFSLDSLKSRNTELKANQKPKQSNSVKRGR, encoded by the coding sequence ATGGCTCACGTTCAAAAATTTACAAGAGGAAACCTCAACGGCTTATCCATTCACTTAGACCGTAAAACTGACAATCATTCTAACAAAGAGATTGATCCAGAAAAAACCTATCTGAATTATGACCTCTGTCAAAAAGAAGGCGACACTCTTTCTAGACTGAATGACCGATTAAAAGAGGTTTACTGCATGAAACGAGAAGACGTAAAAGTGGGTTGCAGTTGGATCGTCACTTTACCGTCAACGCTGAAAGAAAAAAATGAACAGGATCAACGGGAATTTTTTGAAAAAACCTATGCCTTTTTAACCGAACGTTACGGCGGAGAAAAAAATGTTTTATCTGCCCAAGTCCATAATGATGAAACCACTCCCCATTTGCATTTTGCTTTTATACCGGTCGTTTGGGACGAAAAAAAACAACGTGAAAAAGTCTCCGCTAAAGAAGTGTTAAACCGAAATGATTTACAAAAATTTCATGGAGAATTAGATACGTTTCTGAAAAAAGAATTGCCAGAAATCTATCAAGAGGGCATTTTAAATGGCGAAACGTTTGATTTAGATTCAGTTAAAGACATTAAAAAATACGCCAAGCAAATTCAAGAGAAAAAAGAGGACTTGTCTAAAGAATTAGAACTTTTTAGTGAACCCAAAAAAGTGTTCGAACAAGTAAAAAAAACGTCAAAAAAAAGCTTGTTTGGCGATAAAGTAACGCTCCCTTACAGCGAGTTTGAAAAATTAAAGACGCTCTCTCTTTCTGGAATCAAATTAAAAATTGAGGACGATAAAAAAACAGTCGCAGCAAACAAAGAAATCAACGACTTAAACAAACGCGTTCAGCAAGCGGATCAACGAGCAGAACAATTTGAAGAAAAAGCCACAGACTACGAGAATAAACTTGATACAGTCAGCCTTGAACTAACCGACAGCAATCGTAAAAAAATCGTTTATAAAAGTCTGTTGAAAGATACGGGTAGGGAGTTAGATGTCAGTTCGTTAGAAATAAAAGGACGTTTAGTTATTGATAATGTCGAAAATGGACGCTTGCCAAAAAGTGAAGACAAAACAAAAAAATGGATTTCTGTGCTGGAACAAAACAAAGAAGCAGGAACCATCCCTTTAAATCGCTTAGAATCGATTTTAGACACGCTTAAAGCCCTTTTAGAGAAGTTACTGAATAGAGAGCTTAGCTTCTCCTTAGACAGCCTTAAATCAAGAAATACAGAGCTTAAAGCGAACCAAA